In Cryptomeria japonica unplaced genomic scaffold, Sugi_1.0 HiC_scaffold_298, whole genome shotgun sequence, the DNA window ATTGCTTACATCATCACCGTTTCCTTCCAGCATTTGTACCACCCTGCTCATTGATGGTCGGTCATTGGAATTGTATTGAATACACCAAAGTCCTACTTTCGTCATTCTCCTCACCTTCTCTTCATCTTCCACTTCCATGTCGCATCGACCTTTTTCTCTCAACCTCTTTTCCAACTCCCCACTTTCTATCAATTTGAACGCCCATTCCGGAAAATAAAGTTGACTCGAATGGCTCACCTGCAACTCAATGTTCTTCCTCCTTCCCGCTATCTCCATTAATAGCATTCCAAAACTGTAAACATCTGATTTGTCTGTTACACCTCCCAAATTTATATTCCACACCTCTGGCGCAACATATCCTGGCGTCCCTCTGGTTGCCGTAATTGATACGTGGTCGTCTCCCTTCCCATACAGTTTAGCGAGACCAAAATCAGCTACTTTGGGCGTGAAATCTGCATCCAGTAAAATATTGTGAGGCTTAATGTCAAAATGAATGATGCGCCTGTTACAATCTTGGTGCAAATACGCAATTCCGCGCGCAGCGCCCAAAGCAATTGAATACAATTGCTCCCAACTGAGCTTCTGTTCTTGTTCTTTTCCTTGAAATAGAAACTTCTCTAGGGATCCATTGGCCATGTACTCATATACAAGTGCGCTTCTGAAACCTTCAAAACAATAACCCATGAGGCGAACCAAGTGAACGTGATGAATGGTTCCCAGAGTTGCAACCTCATTCATGAACTGGCTCTCACTCTGTCTCGACTGATCCAAAAGTTTTACAGCCACAAAAAAACCGCTCGGGAGCTTTCCTTTATAAACCATGCCGAATCCTCCTTCCCCAAGTTTATCTGAAAAGTCGTTAGTGATCTTCTTTAGCTGAGAGAATGAATATCTGGTCGGCATTTCATGAATATAACTTTGGAGAAAATTCTCCACTTTCCCAATAGACCCTGAATTCATCGGTTCGCTTGCAACACAACTTTGGATCCATCTAAAGTAGGATGACCTCTTTCGATAAACAACAATAAGAAATAGTGCTACTATCACTATGAAAGCACTTGCCCCAATGGCTATTCCTGGAATTCATGTGTAGTATCATAGATTAGTGACTCCACCATACAAGAAAATTAGAAGAATGTTTAAAACTCACACAAAAAGGTTCCTTAGTATTTACCTGTTATATCTCTGCCTTTTTTAGTTCTGACTGTTATAGCTCGATAAATTGATCTCTCGACTGTTTAAATTTGGTAAATGCTAATCAGATgcgaatataattttttttgaactaAACTGAGATAATCCAATTTCGTATTTTATATTTTCGAATTGCAAGGCAATTAAACTTAATGGGTGCTTAGAAGAAAATATAGAGAGATTTGAACCAAATTATACCTGATGAACATGTGGTTTGATGGGGTGCATCCTCGCAAAAGCAAAGGAACTGGTTTAAATCGGAAATATTAAACCCACACAGACCACCGCTTGAAACGCAACTCTTACATTTCTGGTCTTGTTCCTCTGCAATATTCCAATGGGTTGATGCCTCTTCAACAGTTACCGATTTAAAATAACATCCTGGAACCTCAAGGCCAGGTAGTAGAGCTACACATTGCAAACCACACACAAGAACTTGTAGACTGATGTTATGTCGTTGGATTTGATCGAAGAGACCCCCGTCTTGGATTGCATCTTCGTTGAGATTATATGAAAATGAACAATTTTGGAAACTCGTGTCCTCAGTAATTGTTGAAGTCTGATTATCTGGAAAAAAGTTTAAGATTGTGTACCTCTGGTTTCCAATTTCGATTACCAAATGTCCCTTATCTTCACAGTCGACTTGTAAGTCTGGCAGACCACATCCACTTTCCCTTAAACCAAAAGGATATGGGATTTTTATACCGCCACATGTTTGATTGCTTTCGCAGTTTGTATAACTGACGTCTGCGCATAGCGAACAAGGGAGTAAAAGGGTATAGAGAATGAAGGCATAAAGGAGATTAAAACGAGACATTGGCTGATGGAGGGGCGATTTTATTGAAGTAAAAAGGGACAGTATTGCAGCTACGGGCATTCCTCGTTTATCAGAGAAGGCGAATCCTGAGGCATCTCATTAGAATGAGATCAAGGTAGCATTTGAATGATTCGATTATCTGGTCAAGACCAATTACGTGGTCAATACGCTCCGTGACAACTTTTTCTTCTCACAACTCCCAAATTCAAGATGATTAAGACATTAAATGGGATCAATTATTATATTCAATTGCTTTAGGCGCACTTAATTATGAAGAACCGTGTTTATCAGTTTGAGCTGTAGACTAAATAAAAAGGCATAAGGACAAACTTCAATATATGTACAAAACATCAAGCTTAAATTGGAGGGAACAGGTTGACCGGGTCTATGATATGTGGTGCTTTGTCATTAAAGTTGTTTCTTACTTTAATTCGAGCCATAGCTTCACTAGTCTAATTCCAAGTCACCACAGAAATACATTTTGTTATAAACTTTACACCAATTTCAATTTTTGAGATTTGCTTTGATATCGTTTGATTTATATTATTACTAGTTTAGTCGAGTAATTGATCAATAATAAAATGTAAATACTGAAATTATCTGtgatttttaaaaaattgttagtAAAAAAGAATTTGAGTTATTATTCTCTTATTTGattcaattaatatttttttagtaTAGAATGTTAAACAATTTTGAAACTTAAAtatagaattaaaaataaataacaagataatCTCAAAATTTATATCTTAGAAAATCTTATAAGAGGAAAAAATTACGAGTAGCAATAATTGTTCATCTaccaaatatattaataaaatcaaaacaagtacATAGAGAATATATAACTTATAACTAGTCTAAGTGTGCTTACTATCAAGTCTCAAATATCTTCTACAATGAAATTCTCATCAATTTGATTAGCACAATACTCACAAAAGCCACCATTAATTTGAAGAGGCCTTTGGGCCTctatttctttttcaaaaaaactatacactggatttttttctttttgttttttaagaCTACATCTAAATAGCATAGATGGGATGATCATATGGTCCATTGGAATTATTTTATTCTTAAATGTTTTGAAGTTGGATTCTAACTTCTTCTTTTTTATATTAGATATAAGAATAAAACAATTGCATCAACATTTTTGACCCAACGTATTAGAGACTACATAACAAGGAGCCTAACAGACTACCAAATTACTAGATTAATAGATTTGTAGATAGAATATAAATTGATCACCTACCAAACTAATTTATAATAAGCCATATAGTTCAAAATAACCAACATAAATAGTGACCCATAGGCAAAAAGGGCCCTATACATCAATAAAAGAACACAAAATGGGTCATTTACATTTTTACTTATGGCCCATACATTTGAGATCATATATAAAATGAATGTTGTATCTATACAAAACATGTATAGGATAAGCTATTGTACAACTAGTCTTCAACCCATGTTGTCCACCCTTGGGGACCTTCCATCTAGATGATGTTCCTATTCTAGTTCA includes these proteins:
- the LOC131870173 gene encoding rust resistance kinase Lr10-like, which produces MNSGSIGKVENFLQSYIHEMPTRYSFSQLKKITNDFSDKLGEGGFGMVYKGKLPSGFFVAVKLLDQSRQSESQFMNEVATLGTIHHVHLVRLMGYCFEGFRSALVYEYMANGSLEKFLFQGKEQEQKLSWEQLYSIALGAARGIAYLHQDCNRRIIHFDIKPHNILLDADFTPKVADFGLAKLYGKGDDHVSITATRGTPGYVAPEVWNINLGGVTDKSDVYSFGMLLMEIAGRRKNIELQVSHSSQLYFPEWAFKLIESGELEKRLREKGRCDMEVEDEEKVRRMTKVGLWCIQYNSNDRPSMSRVVQMLEGNGDDVSNPPLPFNSSPPREVPLSSSSEEYSSVV